A genomic region of Bosea sp. 124 contains the following coding sequences:
- a CDS encoding HD domain-containing phosphohydrolase: protein MLLITDRPDESRDLARRLALWGPCTVVGLEQATDGPVTQPTIVVSDADLGQRRSVEAMRVALARHRSRGAPYICLLRDMTARSTIQARAIGATEVLPADAACSLLLQTVSQLLREEDGGDPARGTAAFTRAHLATAAVSLADMLESASAGKPIPLGAVDASVDAIDQMAGASDIGDWLQVVWSYDDLTYQHCMLVAGLAASFAHQLRFSADDRRLVTRAAVLHDIGKARIPLDILHKPGALDEAEQAVMRSHPALGHAMLLAQGGFRPEVLAAVRSHHEYLDGSGYPDKLGGDEISDIVRMITICDIYAALIERRSYKPPMLPDQAFDLLLLMRGKLDAALVGAFRQVVLKTARAA from the coding sequence ATGCTTCTGATCACCGACCGCCCGGACGAAAGCCGGGACCTGGCGCGACGCCTCGCTCTCTGGGGGCCGTGCACGGTCGTCGGACTTGAGCAAGCGACCGATGGTCCCGTCACCCAGCCGACGATCGTCGTCAGCGACGCCGACCTCGGACAGAGGCGGTCGGTCGAGGCGATGCGGGTCGCGCTGGCCCGGCACCGCAGCCGGGGAGCGCCCTATATCTGCCTTCTGCGGGACATGACCGCGCGCTCGACCATCCAGGCCCGAGCCATCGGCGCGACCGAGGTCCTGCCCGCTGACGCGGCCTGTTCCCTGCTTCTGCAGACGGTTAGCCAATTGCTGCGGGAGGAGGACGGCGGTGATCCGGCTCGCGGCACGGCGGCCTTCACCCGCGCCCATCTCGCGACGGCGGCGGTGTCGCTCGCCGACATGCTGGAATCCGCCTCCGCCGGGAAGCCGATCCCGCTCGGCGCGGTTGATGCTTCCGTCGACGCCATCGACCAGATGGCCGGCGCCAGCGACATTGGCGACTGGCTCCAGGTGGTGTGGAGCTATGACGATCTGACCTATCAGCACTGCATGCTCGTCGCTGGCCTTGCGGCGAGCTTCGCGCATCAGCTCCGCTTCTCGGCGGATGACCGCCGGCTGGTGACCCGGGCGGCCGTGCTCCACGACATCGGCAAGGCCAGGATTCCGCTCGACATCCTGCACAAGCCCGGCGCGCTCGACGAGGCCGAGCAGGCCGTGATGCGCAGCCATCCCGCGCTCGGCCATGCGATGCTGCTGGCCCAGGGCGGCTTCCGGCCCGAGGTGCTCGCCGCCGTCCGCTCGCATCACGAATATCTCGACGGGTCTGGCTATCCCGACAAGCTGGGCGGCGACGAGATTTCCGACATCGTGCGCATGATCACGATCTGCGACATCTATGCAGCCCTGATCGAGCGGCGCAGCTACAAACCGCCGATGCTGCCCGACCAGGCCTTCGACCTTCTGCTGCTGATGCGCGGCAAGCTCGATGCGGCCCTCGTCGGCGCCTTCCGTCAGGTCGTGCTCAAGACGGCCCGGGCCGCCTGA
- a CDS encoding SIMPL domain-containing protein — protein MSNRVATVFLGSALLGAVAALSAPAMAQQGPTQPSPRISVSGEGEVSIAPDMAILTLSVLREADTARDALGASSEAMKQVLSALKVAGIAERDLQTAGLNIQPRYTQPGPQARPQTPKISGYAASNALTVRIRDLSVVGAILDKVVGLGVNQGGDISFVNDDPRPSLTEARKRAVDDAVGRARTLADAAGVKLGRILSIEEQAARPGPMPKMMRAAAADSFVPVERGENSYSTTVNVVFEIAP, from the coding sequence ATGTCGAACCGCGTAGCCACCGTGTTTCTTGGATCGGCGCTTCTTGGCGCCGTTGCGGCGCTGTCGGCCCCCGCCATGGCGCAGCAGGGCCCGACGCAGCCTTCGCCCCGGATCAGCGTCAGCGGGGAGGGTGAAGTCAGTATCGCCCCCGATATGGCGATCCTCACGCTGTCGGTGCTGCGCGAGGCAGACACCGCGCGCGACGCGCTCGGCGCCAGCAGCGAGGCGATGAAGCAGGTGCTCAGCGCCTTGAAGGTGGCCGGCATCGCCGAGCGCGACCTGCAGACCGCTGGCCTGAACATCCAGCCGCGCTATACCCAGCCCGGCCCGCAGGCCAGGCCTCAGACGCCGAAGATCAGCGGCTATGCGGCGAGCAATGCCTTGACGGTCCGTATCCGCGATCTTTCGGTGGTCGGCGCCATCCTCGACAAGGTCGTCGGCCTCGGCGTCAACCAGGGCGGTGACATCAGCTTCGTCAACGACGATCCACGGCCGAGCCTGACGGAGGCGCGCAAGCGCGCCGTCGACGACGCCGTTGGACGGGCGCGGACGCTGGCTGATGCTGCGGGCGTCAAGCTGGGCCGCATTCTCTCGATCGAGGAACAGGCGGCCCGGCCGGGTCCGATGCCGAAGATGATGCGGGCGGCGGCCGCGGACAGCTTTGTTCCCGTCGAGCGCGGCGAGAACAGCTACAGCACCACCGTGAATGTGGTCTTCGAGATCGCGCCTTAG
- a CDS encoding acyl-CoA dehydrogenase family protein, whose product MSANAAAAPSQMPAGAVALIGAALPGFEALLQEAIAAVRGKVTADGKISSALLEAEQHAAHGLSWLATYVMALRELKAYGERLGAEDRYGAVEDYAIRIGAGEYAAQIFGGIPMSQGEIVRLAALGLPARAIAAARSAAAEALIAEGNTPENRARLVALFSQDDGAAAVGDPGLDETLEAIRSEMRRFCAAEVTPHAHEWHLKNDYIPIEVVEKMAELGVFGLTIPEEFGGMGLSKVSMCVVSEELSRGYIGVGSLGTRSEIAAELILCGGTPEQKQAWLPKLASGEVLPTAVFTEPNTGSDLASLRTRAVLDGEGDAAVWRVSGNKTWITHPVRADIMTLLVRTDPTAAGYRGLSMLIAEKPRGTDADPFPVAGLTGGEIEVLGYRGMKEYELAFDGFEVKAENLLGGVEGQGFKQLMQTFEAARIQTAARAVGVAQSAFDLGLRYARERVQFGKKLIAFPRVADKLAMMAVEILIARQLTYFAAREKDAERRCDLEAGMAKLLGARVAWAAADNALQIHGGNGFALEYPVSRVLCDARILNIFEGAAEIQAQVIARRLVEG is encoded by the coding sequence ATGAGCGCGAACGCCGCAGCCGCCCCGTCGCAGATGCCCGCCGGGGCCGTCGCCTTGATCGGGGCGGCGCTGCCGGGTTTCGAGGCCCTGCTGCAGGAGGCGATTGCCGCCGTGCGCGGCAAGGTTACGGCCGACGGCAAGATCTCCTCGGCACTGCTGGAGGCCGAGCAGCACGCTGCCCATGGCCTGTCCTGGCTCGCGACCTATGTCATGGCGCTGCGCGAGCTCAAGGCCTATGGCGAGCGCCTCGGGGCGGAGGACCGCTACGGCGCGGTTGAGGATTACGCCATCCGGATCGGCGCTGGCGAATATGCCGCCCAGATCTTCGGCGGCATCCCGATGAGCCAGGGCGAGATCGTCCGGCTGGCAGCGCTCGGCCTCCCGGCGAGGGCCATCGCAGCCGCACGTTCGGCCGCGGCCGAGGCGTTGATCGCCGAGGGCAACACGCCGGAGAACCGCGCCCGCCTCGTCGCCCTGTTTAGCCAGGATGACGGCGCCGCAGCTGTCGGCGATCCGGGCCTCGACGAGACGCTTGAGGCGATCCGCTCGGAGATGCGCCGCTTCTGCGCCGCCGAGGTCACCCCCCATGCCCATGAGTGGCATCTGAAGAACGACTACATCCCGATCGAGGTGGTCGAGAAGATGGCCGAGCTCGGCGTTTTCGGGCTGACCATTCCCGAGGAATTCGGCGGCATGGGCCTCTCCAAGGTCTCGATGTGCGTCGTCTCGGAAGAACTCTCGCGCGGCTATATCGGCGTCGGCTCGCTCGGCACCCGCTCCGAGATCGCGGCCGAACTGATCCTCTGCGGCGGCACGCCGGAGCAGAAGCAGGCATGGCTGCCGAAGCTCGCTTCGGGCGAGGTCCTGCCGACGGCCGTCTTCACCGAGCCCAACACCGGCTCCGACCTCGCCAGCCTGCGCACGCGCGCGGTCCTAGACGGCGAAGGGGATGCCGCTGTCTGGAGGGTCTCCGGCAACAAGACCTGGATCACCCATCCCGTCCGCGCCGACATCATGACGCTGCTGGTCCGCACCGACCCCACCGCCGCCGGCTATCGCGGCCTCTCGATGCTGATCGCCGAGAAGCCGCGCGGAACCGATGCCGATCCCTTCCCGGTCGCAGGCCTCACCGGCGGCGAGATCGAGGTGCTCGGCTATCGCGGCATGAAGGAATACGAACTCGCCTTCGACGGCTTCGAGGTCAAGGCGGAAAACCTGCTCGGCGGCGTCGAGGGGCAGGGCTTCAAGCAGCTCATGCAGACCTTCGAGGCCGCGCGCATCCAGACGGCGGCCCGCGCTGTCGGCGTTGCCCAGTCGGCCTTCGATCTCGGCCTGCGCTACGCCCGCGAACGGGTCCAGTTCGGCAAGAAGCTGATCGCCTTCCCGCGCGTCGCCGACAAGCTCGCGATGATGGCGGTGGAAATCCTGATCGCCCGCCAGCTCACCTATTTCGCCGCCCGCGAGAAGGATGCCGAGCGCCGCTGCGACCTCGAGGCCGGCATGGCCAAGCTGCTCGGCGCCCGCGTCGCCTGGGCGGCGGCCGACAACGCCCTCCAGATCCACGGCGGCAACGGCTTCGCGCTGGAATATCCGGTCAGCCGCGTGCTCTGCGACGCCCGCATCCTCAACATCTTCGAGGGCGCTGCCGAAATCCAGGCCCAGGTCATCGCAAGGCGGCTCGTCGAGGGGTGA
- a CDS encoding DMT family transporter — protein sequence MLSSPLFLRAIPLIFTFLWSSGWIVAGYSAQYADPLTFLSVRFASAGILLAALSLAVGARWPATPRAWLDCIIAGVLLHALYLCGVWWAVRHGLPAGISGLIAGLQPILTAILAPALVGERISPIRWAGILCGFLGIALVLEPKLVGVDPVALWGILLPVAVNVVGMVAVTFGSFFQKARIVSGDLRTVTTIQYAAAFLFTLPLAFMLEPMRIEWNLTMALVLAWSVLALSLGGIGLYLIILRRGEVSRIATFLYLVPALVALEAWFLFGETMLPIQIAGMALTIIGVVLASRK from the coding sequence ATGCTGTCATCACCCCTGTTCCTGCGCGCCATCCCGCTGATCTTCACCTTCCTGTGGTCGTCGGGCTGGATCGTCGCGGGCTATTCGGCGCAATACGCCGATCCGCTGACCTTCCTGTCCGTCCGCTTCGCCAGCGCCGGGATCTTGCTCGCCGCGCTTTCGCTGGCTGTCGGAGCACGCTGGCCTGCGACGCCGCGCGCCTGGCTCGACTGCATCATTGCCGGTGTCCTGCTCCATGCGCTCTATCTCTGCGGCGTCTGGTGGGCGGTGCGCCATGGCCTGCCGGCCGGCATCTCCGGCCTGATCGCGGGCCTGCAGCCGATCCTGACCGCCATACTCGCCCCCGCCCTCGTCGGCGAGCGCATTTCGCCGATCCGCTGGGCCGGCATTCTGTGCGGCTTCCTCGGCATCGCGCTGGTGCTCGAACCGAAGCTCGTCGGCGTCGATCCGGTGGCGCTGTGGGGCATCCTGCTGCCGGTGGCGGTGAATGTCGTTGGCATGGTCGCGGTGACCTTCGGCTCCTTTTTCCAGAAGGCCCGCATCGTCTCGGGCGACCTGCGCACCGTCACGACGATCCAGTATGCCGCCGCTTTCCTGTTCACGCTCCCGCTCGCGTTCATGCTCGAGCCGATGCGGATCGAGTGGAACCTGACCATGGCGCTCGTCCTGGCCTGGTCGGTTCTGGCGCTCTCGCTCGGCGGGATCGGGCTTTACCTCATCATCCTGCGGCGCGGCGAGGTCTCGCGCATCGCGACCTTCCTCTATCTCGTCCCTGCGCTGGTCGCGCTCGAAGCCTGGTTCCTGTTCGGCGAGACGATGTTGCCGATCCAGATTGCCGGCATGGCGCTGACGATCATCGGTGTCGTGCTGGCGAGCCGGAAATAG
- a CDS encoding glutathione S-transferase family protein gives MSLQLYAHPFSSYCQKVLVALYENDTPFTYRLLGLDDPQAGEELAALWPLKRFPVLVDGPETVIESSIIIEHLALSHPGPSPLLPAGAKAALAVRMMDRFFDNYVMTPMQKIVFDHIREPQDRDPHGVADARAMLDAAYQWLDARLAGREWACGDDFGMADCAAAPSLFYADWVHEIDVAFPNTRAYRARLLTRPSFARAVDEGRPYRHFFPPGAPDRD, from the coding sequence ATGTCCCTTCAGCTCTATGCGCACCCTTTCTCGTCCTATTGCCAGAAGGTGCTGGTCGCTCTCTACGAGAACGACACGCCCTTCACCTATCGGCTGCTCGGCCTCGATGACCCGCAAGCCGGCGAGGAACTCGCCGCGCTCTGGCCGCTGAAGCGCTTTCCGGTGCTGGTCGACGGGCCTGAGACCGTCATCGAGTCGAGCATCATCATCGAGCATCTCGCCCTCTCGCATCCCGGTCCAAGCCCGTTGCTCCCGGCCGGCGCGAAGGCGGCGCTGGCCGTGCGGATGATGGACCGCTTCTTCGACAACTACGTCATGACGCCGATGCAGAAGATCGTCTTCGACCACATCCGCGAGCCGCAGGACCGCGACCCGCATGGCGTCGCCGACGCGCGCGCCATGCTGGACGCTGCCTATCAATGGCTCGACGCAAGGCTGGCCGGGCGCGAATGGGCGTGCGGAGACGATTTCGGTATGGCTGACTGCGCTGCCGCGCCGTCGCTGTTCTATGCCGACTGGGTCCATGAGATCGATGTCGCCTTTCCCAACACCCGCGCCTACCGCGCGCGACTGCTGACGCGCCCGTCCTTCGCGCGCGCCGTCGATGAGGGGCGGCCCTATCGCCACTTCTTCCCGCCGGGAGCGCCCGACCGCGACTGA
- the ccrA gene encoding crotonyl-CoA carboxylase/reductase yields MSKPQPTATSHKNLYEFGELPPLGHVPANMYAWTIRRERHGPPQDSFQIEVVPTWTIGEEEVLLLVMAGGVNYNGIWAGLGQPISPFDVHKGSLHIAGSDCSGIVWAVGSKVKRWKVGDEVIVHCNQDDGDDEECNGGDPMFSSSQRIWGYETPDGSFAQFCRVQSRQLMLKPKHLAWEEAACYTLTLATAYRMLFGHAPHTIKPGDNVLVWGASGGLGVFGVQLCAASGANAIGVISDETKRDYVLGLGAKGVINRKDFNCWGQMPKVNSPEYNDWTKEARKFGKAIWDITGKKDVDIVFEHPGEATFPVSCLVAKRGGMIVFCAGTSGFNITFDARYVWMRQKRVQGSHFAHLKQASAANQFVIDRRVDPCMSEVFPWEKIPLAHHKMWKNEHAPGNMAVLVYSPRTGLRTYEDVAEALAG; encoded by the coding sequence ATGTCCAAGCCGCAGCCCACCGCGACATCGCATAAGAATCTCTACGAATTCGGCGAGTTGCCGCCGCTCGGCCATGTGCCGGCGAATATGTATGCCTGGACGATCCGCCGCGAGCGTCACGGGCCGCCGCAGGACAGCTTCCAGATCGAGGTGGTCCCGACCTGGACGATCGGCGAGGAGGAGGTGCTGCTCCTCGTGATGGCCGGCGGCGTCAACTACAACGGCATCTGGGCGGGCCTGGGCCAGCCGATCTCCCCCTTCGATGTCCACAAGGGCTCGCTCCACATCGCGGGCTCGGACTGCTCCGGCATCGTCTGGGCGGTCGGCTCGAAAGTGAAGCGCTGGAAGGTTGGCGACGAGGTCATCGTCCACTGCAACCAGGACGACGGCGACGACGAGGAGTGCAATGGCGGCGACCCGATGTTCTCGTCCTCCCAGCGCATCTGGGGCTACGAGACGCCGGACGGCTCCTTTGCGCAGTTCTGCCGCGTCCAGTCGCGCCAGCTCATGCTCAAGCCCAAGCACCTCGCCTGGGAGGAGGCCGCCTGCTACACGCTGACCCTGGCGACGGCCTATCGCATGCTCTTCGGCCACGCCCCGCACACCATCAAGCCCGGCGACAATGTGCTGGTCTGGGGCGCCTCGGGCGGCCTCGGCGTCTTCGGTGTGCAGCTTTGCGCCGCATCGGGCGCCAACGCCATCGGCGTGATCTCCGACGAGACCAAGCGCGATTATGTGCTGGGGCTCGGCGCCAAGGGCGTGATCAACCGCAAGGATTTCAATTGCTGGGGCCAGATGCCCAAGGTCAACAGCCCGGAATACAACGACTGGACCAAGGAGGCCCGCAAGTTCGGCAAGGCGATCTGGGACATCACCGGCAAGAAAGATGTCGACATCGTCTTCGAGCATCCCGGCGAGGCGACGTTTCCGGTCTCCTGCCTCGTCGCCAAGCGCGGCGGCATGATCGTGTTCTGCGCCGGCACCTCGGGCTTTAACATCACCTTCGACGCCCGTTATGTCTGGATGCGCCAGAAGCGCGTCCAGGGCTCGCATTTCGCCCATCTCAAGCAGGCCAGCGCCGCCAACCAGTTCGTCATCGACCGCCGCGTCGACCCTTGCATGTCCGAGGTCTTCCCATGGGAGAAGATACCGCTCGCGCATCACAAGATGTGGAAGAACGAGCATGCGCCCGGCAACATGGCCGTGCTGGTCTATTCGCCCCGGACGGGCCTGCGGACCTATGAGGACGTCGCGGAGGCCCTGGCGGGATAG
- the ubiG gene encoding bifunctional 2-polyprenyl-6-hydroxyphenol methylase/3-demethylubiquinol 3-O-methyltransferase UbiG, translated as MAATAQREDSIRNGSTIDSAEVARFEAIAKTWWDPRGPMAVLHKFNPVRLTFIRDLACERFGRDPKTLKALEGLTLVDIGCGGGVLCEPLARLGAQVTGLDPAPTNIAVASAHAEAGGLSIDYREQTIEALVAGGARYDIVLAMEVVEHVADVEAFVAACCAAVKPGGLLVMATLNRTLKSYALAIVGAEYVLRWLPRGTHDWQKFVTPDELGDAIERGGLELGDSTGVVYNPFTDRWSAARDTDVNYMLAAQRPA; from the coding sequence ATGGCTGCGACGGCCCAGCGCGAAGACTCGATCCGGAACGGTTCGACCATCGATTCCGCGGAGGTCGCGCGCTTCGAAGCGATCGCGAAGACCTGGTGGGACCCCAGGGGGCCGATGGCCGTGCTGCACAAATTCAATCCGGTCCGGCTGACTTTCATCCGTGACCTCGCCTGCGAGCGCTTCGGGCGCGACCCGAAGACGCTGAAGGCGCTGGAGGGGCTGACCCTGGTCGATATCGGCTGCGGGGGCGGCGTGCTCTGCGAACCGCTGGCGCGGCTGGGCGCGCAGGTCACGGGGCTCGACCCGGCGCCGACCAACATCGCGGTCGCGAGCGCCCATGCCGAGGCTGGCGGGCTCTCCATCGATTACCGCGAGCAGACCATCGAGGCGCTGGTGGCTGGTGGCGCCCGCTACGACATCGTGCTCGCGATGGAGGTGGTCGAGCACGTCGCCGATGTCGAGGCCTTTGTCGCAGCCTGCTGCGCGGCCGTGAAGCCCGGCGGGCTCCTCGTCATGGCGACGCTCAACCGCACGCTGAAATCCTATGCGCTCGCCATCGTCGGCGCCGAATATGTGCTGCGCTGGCTGCCGCGCGGTACCCATGACTGGCAGAAATTCGTGACACCCGACGAACTCGGCGACGCGATCGAGCGCGGCGGCCTCGAGCTCGGCGACAGCACCGGCGTTGTCTACAACCCCTTCACGGATCGCTGGTCGGCCGCACGCGACACGGACGTCAACTACATGCTGGCGGCGCAGCGCCCGGCCTGA
- a CDS encoding aspartate kinase, with amino-acid sequence MARLVMKFGGTSVATVERIKNAARHVKREFDAGHEVAVVVSAMSGKTNELVSWCKEAAPLYDRAEYDVVVASGEQVTSGLMALVLHELGLPARSWQGWQIPIYGSDAHGSSRIESVDGAGILAGFDRNREIAVCSGFQGVHAQSGRIVTLGRGGSDTSAVAIAAGLKADRCDIYTDVDGVYTTDPRVVPKAKRMDRVSFEEMLEMASLGSKVLQVRSVEIAMVHRVPTYVRSSFDDPNNPNPGTLICDEDDIVEQQIVTGIAFSRDEAQITLRRVADKPGVAAAIFGPLADANINVDMIIQVVSDDQATTDITFTVPTADYERARTLLESLHDAIHYQALQGATDVVKISAIGVGMRSHAGVAARAFRALSEKGINIRAITTSEIKFSVLIDAAYTELAVRTLHSLYGLDAA; translated from the coding sequence ATGGCCCGTCTGGTGATGAAATTCGGCGGCACGTCCGTCGCCACTGTCGAGCGCATCAAGAACGCGGCCCGGCATGTCAAACGCGAATTCGACGCCGGCCATGAGGTCGCGGTCGTGGTCTCGGCGATGTCGGGCAAGACCAACGAGCTGGTTTCCTGGTGCAAGGAAGCCGCCCCGCTCTACGACCGCGCCGAATACGACGTCGTCGTCGCCTCGGGCGAGCAGGTGACCTCCGGCCTGATGGCGCTGGTGCTGCACGAACTGGGCCTGCCGGCGCGCTCCTGGCAGGGCTGGCAGATTCCGATCTACGGCTCCGACGCGCATGGCTCGTCGCGCATCGAGAGCGTCGACGGCGCCGGCATCCTGGCCGGCTTCGACCGCAACCGCGAGATCGCCGTGTGCTCGGGCTTCCAGGGCGTGCATGCGCAGTCGGGCAGGATCGTCACGCTCGGGCGCGGCGGCTCCGACACCTCGGCAGTCGCCATCGCCGCCGGCCTCAAGGCCGATCGCTGCGACATCTATACCGATGTCGACGGCGTCTATACGACCGACCCGCGCGTGGTGCCGAAGGCGAAGCGGATGGACAGGGTCTCCTTCGAGGAGATGCTGGAGATGGCCTCGCTCGGCTCGAAAGTGCTCCAGGTTCGCTCGGTCGAGATCGCCATGGTCCACCGCGTGCCGACCTATGTGCGCTCCTCCTTCGATGATCCCAACAATCCCAATCCAGGCACCCTCATCTGCGACGAGGACGACATCGTGGAACAGCAGATCGTCACCGGCATCGCGTTCTCGCGCGACGAAGCCCAGATCACCCTCCGGCGCGTGGCCGACAAGCCGGGCGTGGCAGCCGCGATCTTCGGCCCGCTCGCCGATGCCAACATCAATGTCGACATGATCATCCAGGTCGTGTCCGACGACCAGGCGACGACCGACATCACCTTCACCGTGCCGACCGCCGATTACGAGCGCGCCCGGACGTTGCTGGAGAGCCTGCACGACGCGATCCACTATCAGGCGCTGCAGGGCGCGACCGATGTGGTCAAGATCTCGGCGATCGGCGTCGGGATGCGCAGCCATGCCGGCGTCGCCGCGCGCGCCTTCCGGGCGCTGTCGGAGAAGGGCATCAACATCCGCGCGATCACGACCTCCGAGATCAAGTTCTCGGTGCTGATCGACGCCGCCTATACCGAACTGGCGGTCAGGACGCTGCATTCGCTCTATGGGCTCGATGCGGCGTAA
- a CDS encoding methyl-accepting chemotaxis protein, with protein MSHDPNHVPSGARPVAITGAAIEKLLLASGVDALARDVARSLLPVVIAQTGSACSAYCDHIERSVADMKAHVVKHRQPIVEAERRHFELLFKGEFGDDYAEGLNRATMTEFGDAMGIRTRLGTALRLIEPLFQEIGRRRRLSSRKAIAEAAALTRLILCDALAATSCHQRASRIGLTQRENALHLAASSFQGNIGQLSESLRIAATTLRNYAATSLYRSGQADREATLAEDAARACTDRIDRAVAATNDLVSALDHVSSETQQSFSITGEAVADTREVTESMAVLAEAAGRIGSIVTLIQQIATKTNLLALNATIEAARAGPAGKGFAVVASEVKSLAHQTASATGEIATQIAQVQSATESCVAHVNSISLTIARLEQSAASIANTVQQQTSATNEMAADTTQAATRTREGLASAQAARHSIGDVAKMSIELDSAAVQVEASAGMISDLVTHFLANLRAA; from the coding sequence TTGTCCCACGATCCCAACCACGTCCCATCCGGTGCCAGACCCGTCGCGATCACGGGCGCGGCCATCGAGAAGCTGCTGCTCGCCTCGGGCGTCGATGCGCTGGCGCGGGATGTGGCACGCTCGCTCCTGCCTGTCGTCATCGCGCAGACGGGCAGCGCCTGTTCCGCCTATTGCGACCATATCGAGCGCTCCGTCGCCGACATGAAGGCGCATGTCGTCAAGCACCGCCAGCCGATCGTGGAGGCCGAACGGCGGCATTTCGAATTGCTGTTCAAGGGCGAATTCGGCGACGACTATGCCGAGGGGCTGAACCGGGCGACGATGACCGAGTTCGGCGACGCCATGGGCATCCGCACGAGGCTGGGCACGGCCTTGCGGCTGATCGAGCCGCTGTTCCAGGAGATCGGCCGCAGGCGACGCCTGAGCAGCCGCAAGGCGATCGCCGAAGCCGCAGCCCTGACCCGCCTGATCCTGTGCGACGCTCTCGCCGCGACCTCCTGCCACCAGCGGGCGAGCCGCATCGGCCTGACCCAGCGCGAAAACGCGCTGCATCTCGCCGCCTCGTCCTTCCAGGGCAATATCGGACAGCTGTCGGAGAGCCTGCGGATCGCGGCCACGACACTGCGGAACTACGCCGCGACCAGCCTCTACCGCAGCGGCCAGGCCGACCGGGAGGCGACGCTGGCTGAGGACGCCGCACGGGCCTGCACCGACCGGATCGATCGCGCGGTGGCGGCGACCAACGATCTGGTCAGCGCGCTCGACCATGTCAGCAGCGAAACGCAGCAGAGCTTCTCGATCACCGGAGAGGCCGTCGCCGACACGCGCGAGGTCACCGAATCGATGGCAGTGCTGGCCGAAGCCGCCGGCCGCATCGGCTCGATCGTGACGCTGATCCAGCAGATCGCGACCAAGACCAATCTCCTCGCCCTCAACGCGACCATCGAAGCCGCGCGCGCCGGACCGGCCGGCAAGGGCTTCGCGGTCGTCGCCAGCGAGGTCAAGTCGCTGGCGCACCAGACGGCCAGCGCGACCGGCGAGATCGCCACGCAGATCGCCCAGGTTCAGTCGGCGACCGAATCCTGCGTCGCGCATGTGAACTCGATCAGCCTGACCATCGCGCGTCTCGAGCAATCCGCGGCCTCGATCGCTAACACCGTGCAGCAGCAGACATCGGCCACCAACGAGATGGCGGCCGACACGACCCAGGCGGCGACGCGGACGCGCGAAGGACTCGCCTCGGCGCAGGCTGCCCGGCACTCGATCGGCGACGTCGCGAAGATGTCGATCGAGCTCGACTCGGCGGCCGTGCAGGTCGAGGCCTCCGCAGGCATGATCAGCGACCTGGTCACGCATTTCCTGGCCAATCTGCGCGCGGCGTGA
- a CDS encoding metallophosphoesterase family protein, translating to MRIAVLADIHANREANEAVLEAVRELAPDRIILLGDLVGYGPDPVYAVETAARLVEDGALCIQGNHDEAAASDGPVRMTPNARAAMIWTRAQLTPAHRGFLAGLPLTADLGDTSFVHASAFDPPGWNYVSDAGAARRCLDASSAALILCGHTHRPAIHYALPGRMPVPFTPLDDVPAPLSAMRRHVVVAGSVGQPRDGNPAACLALLDTAARTVTMVRVAYDARETARKIATADLPPWLGMRLLVGR from the coding sequence ATGCGTATCGCCGTCCTCGCGGACATCCACGCCAATCGCGAAGCCAACGAGGCGGTGCTGGAGGCCGTGCGCGAACTGGCTCCGGACCGGATCATCCTGCTCGGGGACCTCGTCGGCTATGGGCCGGACCCGGTCTACGCCGTCGAGACCGCGGCGCGGCTCGTCGAGGACGGGGCGCTCTGCATCCAGGGAAATCATGACGAAGCCGCCGCGAGCGACGGCCCAGTCAGGATGACGCCGAATGCGCGCGCCGCCATGATCTGGACAAGGGCCCAGCTCACGCCGGCGCATCGCGGCTTTCTCGCCGGGCTGCCACTGACCGCGGATCTCGGGGATACGAGCTTCGTCCATGCCAGCGCCTTCGACCCGCCGGGCTGGAACTATGTCAGCGATGCCGGCGCCGCCCGGCGCTGCCTCGACGCCAGCAGCGCCGCGCTGATCCTGTGCGGCCACACCCACCGCCCGGCCATCCACTATGCATTGCCCGGCCGGATGCCTGTCCCGTTCACGCCTCTCGACGACGTGCCCGCCCCGCTCTCGGCGATGCGGCGGCATGTGGTCGTGGCCGGCTCCGTCGGCCAGCCCCGCGACGGCAACCCTGCCGCCTGCCTCGCCCTGCTCGACACCGCGGCCCGGACGGTGACGATGGTGCGCGTCGCCTATGATGCACGCGAGACCGCACGCAAGATCGCCACCGCCGACCTGCCGCCCTGGCTCGGCATGCGGCTGCTGGTCGGGCGCTAG